The Aureispira anguillae genome contains a region encoding:
- a CDS encoding DUF4350 domain-containing protein, with translation MNKFAPFIIAGFVLIGLIAYFSQYQPKYYNWAHHYETTGKNPYDMKVLYDLLEERFEVEKFDDRIEAELSRSPEKAKGTTYLYIGNKAKYTEDEAWHLREYVKAGGEAFIVTENIHDSLAEILLYPEDCGGVTTWNGQNPAVYKEKVYASFTHPSINDHYYEFEYLYNNYSRNYYWSFIPIDAFCDSDKDAGLFREYPIASLGTFVDKEEKLYTNFARLKVGEGYFYFHTNPLMFSNLFMVDTAGFEYANYVFSHIKTDQLYWDRESASAPEKDKAKRRDRPTVAAKSPLEYIFSQPALRWSWYLFMALGVIYVVFGAKRRQRKIPILETNRNTSLEFVETIGRLYFQQQDHKGIIKKQMHLFLAHLRQRYNLVTRDLDDKLIHRISIRSKVDREIINDIFVEYFRLRKVLQTPHSTVTAETLNNFYLLIDRFHTEVKKQQFLEKETV, from the coding sequence ATGAATAAATTTGCTCCATTTATAATTGCTGGCTTTGTTTTGATTGGGTTGATTGCCTATTTTTCGCAATACCAACCTAAGTATTACAATTGGGCGCACCATTACGAAACAACTGGAAAAAATCCGTATGATATGAAAGTATTATACGATTTATTGGAAGAGCGGTTTGAGGTTGAAAAATTTGATGACCGAATAGAAGCAGAGTTATCTAGATCTCCTGAAAAGGCGAAAGGAACGACCTATTTGTACATTGGAAACAAAGCCAAATATACAGAAGATGAAGCTTGGCATTTGAGAGAGTATGTTAAAGCAGGGGGGGAAGCTTTTATTGTCACGGAAAATATCCATGATAGTTTAGCTGAAATCTTGTTGTACCCAGAAGATTGTGGTGGCGTAACAACTTGGAATGGACAAAATCCTGCTGTTTATAAAGAAAAGGTTTATGCAAGTTTTACGCATCCTAGCATCAACGACCATTATTACGAATTTGAGTATCTTTATAACAATTACTCTAGAAATTACTATTGGAGTTTTATTCCTATAGATGCTTTTTGTGATAGCGATAAAGATGCTGGTTTGTTTCGAGAATATCCAATTGCTTCTTTGGGAACATTTGTTGATAAAGAAGAAAAATTATACACCAATTTTGCTCGTTTAAAGGTTGGAGAAGGCTATTTTTATTTTCATACCAATCCTCTTATGTTTTCTAATTTGTTTATGGTCGATACTGCGGGATTTGAATATGCCAATTATGTATTCTCTCACATCAAAACGGATCAACTGTATTGGGATAGAGAAAGTGCAAGTGCTCCAGAGAAAGATAAGGCTAAACGTAGAGATCGCCCCACTGTAGCAGCTAAGTCACCCCTAGAATATATTTTCTCGCAACCCGCTTTGAGGTGGAGTTGGTATCTATTTATGGCATTAGGAGTTATTTATGTGGTATTTGGTGCTAAGCGCAGACAGCGGAAAATTCCAATCTTAGAAACCAATCGAAATACATCCTTAGAGTTTGTAGAAACAATTGGGCGGCTATATTTTCAACAGCAAGATCATAAAGGCATTATCAAAAAACAAATGCATTTATTTTTAGCGCATTTGCGTCAACGTTATAATTTGGTTACACGTGACTTAGATGATAAGTTGATTCATAGAATTTCAATACGTTCTAAAGTAGATCGAGAAATTATCAATGATATATTTGTAGAATACTTTAGGTTGAGAAAAGTGTTGCAAACGCCTCACTCAACCGTTACAGCAGAAACGTTAAACAATTTTTATTTATTGATTGATCGATTTCATACAGAAGTTAAAAAACAACAATTTTTAGAAAAAGAAACGGTATAG
- a CDS encoding T9SS type A sorting domain-containing protein has product MKQFIKIALLTALSGFVSAQGDLVNHGANIVLDNNAAIYVEGAVTNENNGTINNNGAIYLKDNWTQTGSSTTYLGTGWLRFEGNNNQTINSTAPLALANLSVNNNNRLLLTNNLSISTTVDLNNNGNIELGNYQLALANSATITGYDANHYIITNGTGTLSQEVGVSTVHYPIGNTSYNLASINNTGLTDIFSIRVADQLLKNGTNGLAFTEGVVNNTWFIEENTTGGSLVNMTLQWNSSQELPNFIRSNAGIAHYTNGAWDQSSGFGTASLVSGTQYQLSASGISSFSPFGIATQQIDLPVELIAFNAKRSNAILVQLDWATATEINNEGFYIERMLAPENEFETIAYVEGQGNTVQQTLYQLTDENPYTGMSYYRLRQVDFDGTISYSEIRAVAGKALEADLSVFPNPTSKEVTILLRNVDRQAAVVSMLDASGKKVLEYTTILSAQKNIKLLNLDRFPSGIYLLHIALDDDRYFNQKLIIESL; this is encoded by the coding sequence ATGAAGCAATTTATAAAAATTGCCCTTTTGACTGCTTTGTCGGGTTTTGTCTCAGCCCAAGGAGATTTAGTCAATCATGGAGCAAATATAGTTCTTGATAATAACGCTGCGATTTATGTTGAAGGTGCCGTAACCAATGAAAACAACGGCACGATTAATAATAATGGTGCGATTTATTTAAAAGATAATTGGACTCAAACGGGCAGCAGTACTACCTATCTGGGAACGGGCTGGTTACGCTTTGAAGGCAACAACAACCAAACGATTAATAGCACGGCTCCCTTAGCTCTTGCTAATTTGAGTGTGAATAATAACAACCGATTATTACTCACCAATAATTTAAGTATTTCAACAACTGTTGATTTAAATAACAATGGCAATATTGAGCTAGGGAATTACCAACTAGCTTTAGCCAACAGCGCAACAATTACAGGTTATGATGCTAATCATTATATTATCACAAATGGGACAGGAACCTTATCACAAGAAGTTGGGGTATCTACTGTTCATTACCCTATTGGCAATACTTCTTACAACCTAGCAAGTATTAACAATACAGGTTTGACCGATATCTTTAGCATTCGAGTCGCTGATCAGCTATTAAAAAATGGAACAAACGGTTTAGCATTTACAGAAGGAGTTGTTAACAACACTTGGTTCATTGAAGAAAACACAACAGGAGGTTCTTTAGTCAATATGACATTGCAATGGAATAGCAGCCAAGAATTGCCCAATTTTATCCGCAGCAATGCAGGGATTGCCCATTATACCAATGGGGCTTGGGATCAATCTTCAGGCTTTGGAACAGCAAGTTTGGTAAGTGGCACGCAATATCAATTAAGTGCTAGCGGCATTAGTAGTTTTTCGCCCTTTGGAATAGCGACTCAGCAGATTGATTTGCCTGTGGAATTAATCGCCTTTAATGCCAAACGCAGCAATGCAATACTCGTTCAGTTGGACTGGGCAACGGCTACTGAAATTAATAACGAAGGCTTTTATATTGAACGAATGTTAGCCCCTGAAAATGAATTTGAGACCATTGCTTATGTCGAAGGGCAAGGCAATACTGTTCAGCAAACATTGTATCAACTAACGGATGAAAATCCTTATACAGGAATGAGTTATTATCGACTACGCCAAGTAGATTTTGACGGTACGATTAGTTACTCTGAGATAAGGGCAGTAGCAGGCAAGGCACTGGAAGCTGATCTATCGGTTTTCCCGAACCCTACATCCAAAGAAGTCACTATTTTACTACGTAATGTAGACCGTCAAGCGGCTGTTGTTTCTATGTTGGATGCGAGTGGAAAAAAGGTACTTGAATATACCACCATTCTCAGCGCTCAAAAAAATATCAAGTTATTGAATTTGGATCGTTTCCCAAGTGGGATTTACCTACTCCATATAGCATTGGATGATGATCGTTATTTTAATCAAAAATTAATTATAGAATCACTTTAG
- a CDS encoding stage II sporulation protein M produces the protein MRETHFIKQNKDKWAKFERNLGKGNANPDELSDLFVEITDDLSYSRTFYPNRSVRVYLNNIAQKVFYSVYKNRKGRLFKFLDFWKETVPQIIYESRRPFFLALTIFLAAAFIGVFSSYMDADFPRVILGDDYIDMTLENIDNGTPMAVYQDPNQRQMFFRIAQNNLMVATLCFMVGLFFGVGTIYVIIQNGIMLGAFQYLFIREGVYMQSFFTIWMHGAIEISCIIIAGAAGITLGSGLVFPKTLTRLQSLQLSARRGLLIMLTILPLIILAAFIEGFITRYTGASFIVRGVVIFGSFAFIISYYVVYPWMKAKKGFTSFISDVKLPPEQSSEIKYNQIKNSAQIFSDAFIFYRKIIKPVAFVSFLLAAIYTLILLWDGDSYSFQTITSIEQFLENPWALPAYTLENVSQFLLVGDFSIPWILNYITSGVMAYLVLFWVQKDANKAKNTKYGWLFFLKTITATFISMFVIHSFLLAVDGWLFLLIVFVVPILLMILATVFNENINLISGIARSISVVSGNWVVMMGAYLVITIMCLIFLFMATAPIAGFYLGVIVNAFPITDLALVRQGFYIFLYSYMLSFLFPLVFVVMGVGFFSFRETKEATDLLEQIPNVGIRKISYGMEKEN, from the coding sequence ATGCGTGAAACTCACTTCATAAAACAAAACAAAGATAAATGGGCAAAATTTGAACGAAACTTAGGGAAGGGAAACGCCAATCCTGATGAGTTAAGTGATTTGTTTGTTGAAATAACAGATGATTTGTCTTATTCTAGAACCTTTTACCCCAATCGTTCGGTTCGTGTTTATCTAAATAACATTGCCCAGAAAGTCTTTTACAGCGTCTACAAAAATAGAAAGGGGCGTTTGTTCAAATTCTTAGATTTCTGGAAAGAAACGGTTCCTCAAATCATCTATGAGTCTCGTAGACCTTTTTTCTTGGCCTTGACAATTTTTCTTGCTGCGGCATTTATTGGTGTATTTTCTTCTTATATGGATGCAGATTTCCCTAGGGTTATTTTGGGAGATGACTATATTGATATGACACTAGAAAATATAGACAATGGCACCCCTATGGCGGTCTATCAAGATCCCAACCAACGGCAAATGTTTTTTAGGATTGCACAAAATAACCTAATGGTTGCCACTTTATGTTTTATGGTTGGGCTGTTTTTTGGCGTTGGGACGATATACGTTATTATTCAGAATGGGATTATGTTAGGGGCGTTCCAGTACTTGTTTATTCGAGAAGGGGTGTATATGCAATCCTTTTTTACGATATGGATGCATGGGGCGATTGAGATTTCTTGTATTATAATTGCAGGAGCTGCTGGAATAACCTTGGGGAGTGGGCTTGTTTTTCCAAAGACATTAACCCGTTTACAAAGCCTACAACTTTCGGCACGGCGAGGCTTGTTAATCATGTTGACTATTTTGCCCTTAATTATATTGGCTGCCTTTATTGAGGGCTTTATTACTCGTTACACAGGAGCCTCTTTTATTGTTAGAGGGGTTGTTATTTTTGGCTCTTTTGCCTTTATCATAAGTTATTATGTCGTTTATCCGTGGATGAAGGCAAAAAAAGGATTTACTTCTTTTATTAGTGATGTTAAATTACCCCCAGAACAATCGTCAGAAATTAAATACAATCAAATAAAAAATAGCGCACAAATATTTAGTGATGCCTTTATTTTTTATCGTAAAATCATAAAACCAGTTGCCTTTGTTTCTTTTTTATTGGCTGCAATATATACCCTTATTTTATTATGGGATGGTGATAGTTATTCTTTTCAAACGATTACAAGTATTGAGCAGTTTTTAGAAAACCCATGGGCTTTGCCAGCTTATACCTTAGAAAATGTATCGCAGTTTTTACTGGTTGGAGATTTTAGTATTCCGTGGATACTCAATTATATCACTTCGGGTGTAATGGCTTATCTCGTACTGTTTTGGGTGCAGAAGGATGCGAATAAGGCGAAAAATACCAAGTATGGTTGGCTCTTTTTCTTAAAGACAATAACCGCTACGTTTATTAGCATGTTTGTGATTCATTCGTTTTTATTGGCGGTAGATGGATGGTTATTTCTATTGATCGTTTTTGTAGTTCCTATTTTACTAATGATTTTAGCGACTGTATTTAATGAAAATATTAATTTAATATCGGGAATAGCACGATCTATTTCTGTGGTTAGCGGCAATTGGGTGGTTATGATGGGGGCTTATTTGGTTATCACCATCATGTGTTTGATTTTCTTGTTTATGGCAACTGCCCCAATAGCGGGTTTTTATTTGGGAGTTATTGTTAATGCATTTCCTATCACAGATTTAGCATTGGTTCGACAAGGTTTTTATATCTTTTTGTACTCTTATATGCTTAGTTTTTTATTTCCATTAGTTTTTGTGGTAATGGGGGTTGGTTTTTTTAGTTTTAGAGAAACCAAAGAAGCAACAGATTTGTTGGAACAAATTCCTAATGTTGGTATTCGTAAAATCTCTTACGGAATGGAAAAGGAGAATTAA
- a CDS encoding DUF4129 domain-containing protein produces the protein MKKYLLYIGLIMFLLIGQNPLSYANNATDAYQKEPLKTTSFDKKEWKSSGSGMEYSKKPKAKKRKKRRANASTGTGTISPPREFPVSNYTFQDFAQTLLVFLAVVILAFVIFKVVAGDAVLVNKQVQRRKPITLEEIETNLEEADVEGFLKQALADQDYRLAIRLYYLAIIKELSAKGIIEWKKDKTNGHYMRELRKKKHPKLEDFKQVTRIFEYVWYSNMVFDGGQFEEVRTNFKNLLAAIK, from the coding sequence ATGAAAAAATACCTATTATATATTGGTTTAATTATGTTTTTGCTCATAGGGCAAAACCCGCTTTCTTATGCCAATAATGCTACAGATGCTTATCAAAAAGAACCATTAAAGACCACTTCTTTTGACAAAAAAGAATGGAAAAGCAGTGGGAGTGGGATGGAGTATTCTAAGAAGCCTAAAGCCAAAAAAAGAAAAAAACGTAGAGCGAACGCCTCAACAGGCACAGGAACCATTTCTCCACCTAGGGAATTTCCAGTCTCTAATTACACCTTTCAAGATTTTGCTCAAACGTTGTTGGTCTTTCTTGCTGTGGTTATATTGGCATTTGTAATTTTTAAAGTAGTAGCAGGAGATGCCGTACTTGTGAATAAGCAAGTACAGCGACGAAAACCAATTACTTTAGAAGAGATAGAAACCAATTTGGAAGAGGCAGACGTTGAAGGTTTCTTAAAACAAGCACTAGCCGATCAAGACTATCGTTTGGCAATTCGTTTGTATTATTTAGCGATCATCAAAGAATTGTCTGCCAAAGGAATTATAGAGTGGAAGAAAGATAAAACGAATGGTCATTATATGCGAGAACTGAGAAAAAAGAAACACCCTAAGTTGGAGGATTTTAAACAGGTAACACGCATTTTTGAATATGTATGGTATAGTAATATGGTATTTGATGGAGGGCAATTTGAGGAAGTGAGAACCAATTTTAAAAACTTGTTAGCTGCTATTAAATAA
- a CDS encoding quinone oxidoreductase family protein yields the protein MKAVVLTKFGKADTAFEIQERPIPTPQDHEICIKAEAFGLNFADVMARQGLYQDCPPLPTVLGYEVVGHIHAIGKAVKGFEVGQRVVSLTRFGGYAEYAVADARAAAVIPDDMDYCVAAAIATQYATAYYCAAYTTQLHAGEHVLIQAAAGGVGTALVQLAKSKGCIVYGTAGSEKKLDYLRSLGVDHPINYNTTDFADYIVQKSGKNAIDVAFDSLGGSAVKKARKLLAIGTGRIICYGAASRSGKAKGILGDLKLVFGFGFLASVELLLKSQGVTGVNMLRVADNRPEALKYCIQAVVKLVEDGTLNPTIGGKFSVDEIAKAHDFLGGRKSIGKVAVHW from the coding sequence ATGAAAGCTGTTGTCCTCACCAAATTTGGAAAAGCAGATACCGCTTTTGAAATTCAAGAGCGTCCAATTCCTACTCCTCAAGATCATGAAATCTGCATTAAGGCAGAAGCTTTTGGGTTAAATTTTGCCGATGTAATGGCTCGTCAGGGCTTGTATCAAGATTGCCCACCACTACCGACGGTCTTGGGCTATGAAGTAGTGGGACATATTCATGCTATTGGCAAAGCTGTGAAAGGTTTTGAAGTAGGGCAACGGGTTGTTTCTTTAACTCGTTTTGGAGGTTATGCAGAATATGCCGTTGCGGATGCTCGTGCCGCTGCTGTAATTCCTGATGATATGGATTACTGTGTAGCCGCAGCCATTGCAACACAGTATGCTACGGCTTATTATTGTGCCGCTTATACTACTCAGTTGCATGCTGGAGAACATGTCTTGATTCAGGCAGCAGCAGGAGGGGTAGGAACAGCCTTGGTGCAATTGGCAAAAAGCAAAGGGTGCATTGTTTATGGAACCGCAGGATCGGAGAAGAAACTGGACTATTTGCGCAGCTTGGGCGTAGATCATCCCATTAATTATAATACAACAGATTTTGCAGATTATATTGTTCAAAAATCAGGTAAAAATGCCATTGATGTTGCCTTCGATAGTTTGGGCGGTAGTGCTGTTAAGAAAGCTCGTAAACTGTTGGCTATAGGAACTGGTCGTATTATTTGTTATGGTGCAGCAAGTCGTTCTGGAAAAGCAAAGGGAATCTTAGGAGACCTAAAATTAGTATTTGGCTTTGGTTTTCTAGCATCTGTTGAATTATTGCTAAAATCTCAAGGGGTGACTGGGGTAAATATGTTGCGAGTAGCAGATAACCGTCCAGAGGCATTGAAGTATTGTATACAAGCTGTGGTTAAGTTGGTAGAGGATGGGACCTTAAACCCAACGATAGGAGGAAAATTCTCTGTTGATGAAATTGCCAAAGCGCACGACTTTTTAGGGGGGCGCAAATCAATTGGAAAAGTTGCCGTTCATTGGTAA
- a CDS encoding RDD family protein has translation MKTIEINTAQKVTIQYELASLGNRFLAYFIDALIMAGIITFLSIIGNSAIDNWDNFLVYIYLVLAPVFLFYTLASEIFMHGQTIGKRSMGLKVVKLNGDAPTTHDYFMRWMFRFVDFWMSLGSVGALLINASAKSQRLGGLLSGTTVIRTTSQRNFTLNDILKISTLDTYNPSYPQIRKFNEKDMLFIKKVLERERRYPNPSHRKAVNELSQHVAQQLDINKIPKDRSKFLRTLINDYIVLTR, from the coding sequence ATGAAAACAATAGAAATCAATACCGCCCAAAAAGTAACCATCCAGTATGAATTAGCTAGTTTGGGCAATCGTTTTTTAGCCTATTTTATCGATGCTTTAATTATGGCTGGTATTATTACCTTCTTGTCCATTATTGGCAATTCGGCAATTGATAATTGGGATAACTTTTTGGTCTATATTTATCTAGTTTTGGCTCCTGTTTTTCTATTTTATACGTTAGCTTCCGAAATCTTTATGCACGGTCAAACCATTGGCAAGCGTTCAATGGGGCTAAAAGTCGTCAAACTAAATGGTGATGCTCCAACAACACACGATTATTTCATGCGTTGGATGTTTCGGTTTGTTGATTTTTGGATGTCTTTGGGTTCTGTTGGAGCCTTATTAATCAATGCTTCTGCCAAGAGTCAACGGCTTGGGGGCTTGCTTTCTGGAACTACTGTTATCCGCACCACTTCTCAACGAAATTTCACCCTAAATGATATTCTAAAAATATCTACGCTAGATACTTACAATCCTAGTTATCCCCAAATTCGAAAATTCAACGAAAAGGACATGCTGTTTATCAAAAAAGTCTTAGAGCGTGAACGCCGTTACCCGAACCCTTCTCATCGAAAAGCAGTCAATGAATTATCTCAGCATGTTGCTCAGCAATTGGACATCAACAAAATTCCAAAAGATAGAAGCAAGTTTTTACGAACCTTAATCAACGATTATATCGTGCTAACCCGCTAA
- a CDS encoding tail fiber domain-containing protein has product MKNFIFPLLILFIHSQLWSQGGVGINNDNSSPDNSAMLDVKSTDKGLLTPRMTESQRNAISSPATGLLIFQTDGTSGFYYYNGSTWQAVGVIDNDWSINSNDMHNANTGRVGIGTTTPSMGKLHVRGTGGTAGTFNAVYRAYVYESAGSFTGASDGTVGAAILGIPTDIANNASSISLAINLGGDVDGNFGFPTSISANLQGANIGSNLTAPTGVDGCGDPNNGGVFYPTTITAADVTSTVSGQTTLTLSAEDFGGSGFGAAYCGHTGVWIEYVFTYTVPIPAPALAVENGTIRLNDFAGSGSTPLYVDAQGDLQKITGNGAFIVRNPDGSINMQDYSHGKLTLGGTPWSNAYLGGYKSATLEIKTGAVRPIYGSNIREYDSVGVVSTHSNAHTNPIDLFSINAQYNIGGGNFFAHSDQRIKKILGLSNPVADLERLKTIRITDYTYIDTIGKGTNEVKKVIAQELKEVYPQAISYTARAVPDLYQYSAVQDGWVYLATDLKVGALIELMVTENDQERVETVAVIAVEKKRFQINKKLNYDQAFVYGRVVNDFHVVDYDALTTLNISATQALLKRIEVLEAENAQLKTQQQELGQLKMEVAQIKALLSADKTVAKQP; this is encoded by the coding sequence ATGAAAAATTTTATCTTCCCCCTTTTAATCCTATTCATCCATTCACAACTCTGGTCTCAAGGAGGTGTTGGGATTAACAACGACAATTCGTCCCCTGATAATTCAGCCATGTTAGATGTTAAATCTACTGACAAAGGATTATTGACCCCACGCATGACCGAAAGTCAACGCAATGCCATTAGTAGTCCCGCTACAGGCTTGTTGATTTTTCAAACCGATGGAACAAGTGGATTCTATTATTACAATGGTAGTACTTGGCAAGCTGTAGGAGTTATAGATAACGATTGGAGCATCAATAGTAATGATATGCACAATGCCAATACAGGACGAGTAGGAATTGGCACCACTACTCCAAGTATGGGAAAGCTACATGTGCGAGGAACTGGTGGTACCGCAGGCACCTTTAATGCCGTTTATCGAGCTTATGTTTATGAATCTGCGGGGTCTTTTACAGGAGCTTCTGACGGCACAGTAGGAGCAGCAATCTTGGGAATTCCTACAGATATTGCTAATAATGCCTCTAGTATAAGTTTAGCAATTAATTTAGGAGGTGATGTAGATGGAAATTTTGGTTTTCCCACTAGTATCTCTGCTAATTTGCAAGGCGCTAATATAGGTTCTAATTTAACAGCCCCTACAGGAGTAGATGGTTGTGGTGATCCGAACAATGGTGGTGTATTTTACCCTACCACTATTACAGCAGCAGATGTTACAAGTACGGTATCTGGTCAAACGACGTTGACGTTATCGGCAGAAGATTTTGGAGGAAGTGGTTTTGGAGCAGCATATTGTGGTCATACAGGAGTATGGATAGAGTATGTGTTTACTTATACGGTACCTATTCCAGCCCCTGCACTAGCTGTAGAAAATGGCACGATTCGCTTGAATGACTTTGCAGGTAGTGGCTCTACTCCTTTGTATGTTGATGCACAAGGAGACCTACAAAAAATCACTGGAAATGGAGCTTTTATCGTACGCAATCCCGATGGTTCTATTAATATGCAAGACTATTCTCATGGCAAACTAACCCTAGGGGGAACTCCTTGGAGCAATGCTTATTTAGGTGGGTATAAATCTGCTACTTTAGAAATCAAAACAGGTGCTGTACGCCCTATTTATGGCAGTAATATACGAGAATACGACAGTGTAGGAGTAGTGAGTACGCATTCGAATGCCCATACTAACCCTATAGACTTATTCTCTATCAATGCTCAATATAACATTGGAGGAGGTAACTTTTTTGCGCACTCTGACCAACGCATCAAAAAAATATTAGGGCTTTCTAATCCTGTTGCAGATTTGGAGCGACTAAAAACCATTCGCATAACAGATTATACATACATTGATACCATTGGCAAAGGCACAAATGAGGTAAAAAAAGTAATCGCACAGGAACTAAAAGAAGTCTATCCACAAGCCATTAGCTATACGGCTAGAGCTGTTCCTGATCTTTATCAATACAGTGCCGTACAAGATGGATGGGTTTATTTAGCAACCGATCTTAAGGTTGGAGCATTGATTGAATTGATGGTAACGGAGAATGATCAAGAACGAGTAGAAACAGTAGCTGTTATAGCCGTAGAAAAAAAACGCTTTCAAATCAACAAAAAACTAAATTATGACCAAGCCTTTGTCTATGGGCGTGTTGTCAATGATTTTCATGTGGTTGACTATGATGCCTTAACCACTTTAAATATCTCAGCCACTCAGGCTCTGTTAAAGCGAATAGAGGTATTGGAAGCTGAAAATGCTCAATTAAAAACACAGCAACAAGAACTTGGACAGCTCAAAATGGAAGTGGCTCAAATCAAAGCACTCCTAAGCGCTGACAAAACAGTTGCTAAACAACCCTAA
- a CDS encoding response regulator codes for MQNKNSFLVDKVLLVVDDDPANRMTIVDLMLQQMPTMSVLVANHGKQALQIIAKKQVDVVLLDWEMPVLNGLETLQEIQRNNNWKNIPVIMYTGAMTASRNLEQALEQGAVDFLRKPADPIELLARIQSILYQKQLEQERIAIEKELLITQQNFLQKEVKMIRQELNSNLLLLAHKNKVLLEIKERCETETENPAMLVRHVARHIDKLIVEDNYWEDFMDKFNKTDPLFIKNLLARTPNLSSNEVRVCSLIRFGMNNKDIMNIINISIEGIKKSRYRIRKKLSLETGTSLEKYLMNL; via the coding sequence ATGCAAAATAAAAATAGTTTTTTAGTAGACAAGGTATTACTGGTGGTTGATGATGACCCTGCCAATCGAATGACAATTGTTGATTTAATGCTTCAACAGATGCCTACAATGTCTGTTTTAGTGGCGAATCATGGGAAACAGGCCTTACAAATTATAGCGAAAAAACAAGTAGATGTTGTTTTGTTAGATTGGGAAATGCCCGTTTTAAATGGACTAGAAACACTTCAAGAAATTCAAAGAAATAATAATTGGAAGAACATCCCTGTTATTATGTATACGGGGGCAATGACCGCTTCCCGAAATTTAGAACAAGCATTAGAGCAGGGTGCTGTTGATTTTTTGAGAAAACCAGCAGATCCTATTGAGTTATTGGCTCGAATACAGTCCATTTTATATCAAAAACAACTAGAACAAGAGCGGATTGCTATAGAAAAAGAATTGCTAATTACTCAGCAGAATTTCCTTCAAAAAGAAGTCAAGATGATCCGACAAGAGCTGAACAGCAATTTGTTGTTATTGGCGCATAAAAATAAGGTCTTGTTAGAAATAAAGGAACGTTGTGAAACAGAAACAGAGAACCCTGCAATGTTAGTGCGTCATGTGGCTAGGCATATTGATAAGTTGATCGTGGAAGATAATTATTGGGAGGACTTTATGGATAAATTTAATAAAACAGACCCTCTATTTATTAAAAATCTATTGGCTCGAACCCCTAATCTATCTTCTAATGAAGTTCGTGTTTGTTCCTTAATACGTTTTGGAATGAACAATAAGGATATTATGAATATCATAAATATATCCATAGAGGGAATTAAAAAAAGTCGCTATAGAATTCGGAAAAAACTGAGTTTAGAAACAGGAACAAGTCTAGAAAAATACTTGATGAATTTGTAA